Proteins encoded within one genomic window of Solibaculum mannosilyticum:
- the glgA gene encoding glycogen synthase GlgA, giving the protein MKVLFVTSEARPFAATGGLGDVAGSLPQAIRSRLVGCRVVMPLYEDIPQDLKDTMRFVTSLSVPVSWRRQYCGIFEAKYNGVTYYLLDNQYYFKRQGLYGHYDDAERFAFLSRAAIEIIPYIDFKPDVIHSNDWQTALLPVYYKLFYQDRPGFEDIKTLFTIHNIQYQGQYGMEILEDVFGLPQYARSIVEFDGDVNEVKGAIQMADWVSTVSPTYAQELLDPWFSHGLDPVLRENQGKMSGILNGIDTQLYNPEKDDRIYAAYSTEDLSGKAENKKCLQERMGLPVKPDVPVMGMVTRLVSHKGLDLVKYILDELLSTEDIQMVVLGSGDWVYENFFQEMQAKYPDKLAVVIGFIPELSHKIYAGSDLFLMPSKSEPCGLSQMIALRYGSIPIVRETGGLKDSIFDSGDGKGNGFTFKSYNAHDMLAAIRRAIAGYYSSKEGWATLVDRAMKCDNSWGKSANEYIRLYKSLCGK; this is encoded by the coding sequence ATGAAAGTATTGTTTGTAACCAGTGAAGCGCGTCCGTTTGCCGCCACGGGAGGTCTTGGAGATGTAGCGGGCTCTCTGCCGCAGGCCATCCGTTCCCGCCTGGTGGGATGCCGTGTGGTCATGCCTCTTTATGAGGATATCCCACAGGATCTCAAGGATACGATGCGTTTTGTTACCAGTTTATCGGTTCCTGTGTCATGGCGCCGTCAGTACTGCGGCATTTTTGAGGCCAAGTACAATGGAGTAACCTATTATCTGCTGGATAATCAGTATTACTTTAAGCGCCAGGGACTCTATGGCCATTACGACGATGCGGAACGCTTTGCCTTCCTCTCCCGTGCTGCCATAGAGATTATCCCATACATCGATTTTAAACCGGATGTGATCCATTCAAACGATTGGCAGACCGCTTTGCTCCCCGTTTATTATAAGCTGTTTTATCAGGATCGCCCGGGCTTTGAGGATATCAAGACCCTCTTTACCATTCACAACATCCAGTACCAGGGGCAGTACGGCATGGAGATTCTGGAGGATGTATTTGGCTTACCCCAGTATGCGAGAAGCATCGTGGAATTTGACGGGGATGTCAATGAAGTCAAGGGTGCCATCCAGATGGCCGATTGGGTTTCCACCGTCAGCCCGACCTACGCTCAGGAACTTTTAGATCCTTGGTTTTCCCATGGATTAGATCCTGTTTTAAGGGAAAATCAAGGGAAAATGTCCGGCATTCTCAACGGCATTGATACGCAGCTCTACAATCCGGAGAAGGATGACCGGATTTATGCCGCCTATTCCACAGAGGATCTCTCCGGAAAGGCGGAGAATAAAAAATGCCTCCAGGAACGTATGGGCCTCCCGGTCAAACCGGACGTCCCGGTGATGGGCATGGTGACCCGTCTAGTTTCCCACAAGGGGCTGGATCTGGTCAAGTACATTTTAGACGAGTTGCTCAGCACAGAGGATATCCAAATGGTGGTGCTTGGTTCCGGAGACTGGGTATATGAGAACTTCTTCCAGGAGATGCAGGCCAAATATCCCGATAAACTGGCGGTAGTCATTGGGTTTATTCCGGAGCTGTCCCACAAAATCTATGCCGGGTCGGATTTGTTCCTGATGCCTTCCAAGAGCGAACCTTGCGGCCTCTCCCAGATGATCGCTTTGCGCTACGGTTCGATCCCGATTGTCCGAGAGACCGGAGGGCTAAAGGACAGTATTTTTGACAGCGGCGACGGCAAAGGCAATGGATTTACATTCAAAAGCTACAATGCTCACGATATGCTGGCGGCTATCCGCCGGGCTATCGCCGGCTATTATTCCAGCAAAGAGGGATGGGCTACATTAGTAGACCGTGCTATGAAATGCGATAATAGCTGGGGAAAATCGGCGAATGAATACATCCGCCTTTATAAATCCCTTTGTGGGAAATAA
- a CDS encoding discoidin domain-containing protein — translation MFQKWIKKSFALLLSLTLALSMIVPSVFAEEGPVREDADTQRFVSFNLRYDTTSHDLMKLDVRGPHLLEVIQKYHPDSIGFQEATDDWMNYLRTAMDEIGYAYVGVGRDTGTDDPDRSSTSNEFNPVFYQKDKYDLMESGTFWLSKTPDEVSGTEWGAACPRICTYVVLKDKQTGQYYGHFNTHLDHVALSSQANEVRIILNRVKEISEKYDDMGCVVTGDFNSVRFDNTNPDYIPLTYNIMTSRMDDSRSIAENILVDGGTFNGYQKPIDWENGHPSDNDKPAVDTSSSPIDYLFLTKGVFDVKTYTVIDDTFTFDYNGVTYHNHPVSDHYGVFCEVQRKEQPGDSSMDESAIIDYPAETYVGGQELSKEDLENIVGALSLPNVAADSSVSSNIQCASNKPVSNVLDTTSTAQVGDYDSNVYWEITLALQKLTNIQAVTYTTSTTTANIPSNVEILVSNDNSTWKKVGGTILEKAASNSTTYVILDEPAEARYVKMVMPDTYHDTSVKNISIYGVEDNKSTISADRYTPISGPKAGEKEGYEMMFDDNVGTKFYVKETSSIVFRLDKPETALAYSFTSGNDNEKYPGRYPSDWVLYGSSTGEDGSWQIIDRQSDASFADVNYAEFMFDIQNLTPYQYYKIDFTKLPNGNMQFSEFDLYKEGNGEEEPDVELIKMDQSSMSPISGPKPGEAEGYENLFDGDVNTKLYYKNSLPEPIIWKTDSAVAVPQYSFTTANDSAQFPGRMPSKWTLYGSATGEDGSWQIIDDQTGYHMPDVNSTEFTFEVKNPVAYQYYKLQFNALGTQDRLQLSEVSLYQQQSRADYSKVDEALNAIPEDLSPYTRESLKVLADVLGTVDRTKSAEDQNLVDQMAADIQKAVEGLETVADIPVSSVTIQNAPQKMKEGESAVLSCQILPENASNKNVTWSSSDEDILTVGQDGTVQAVGTGKAVITVTSQWDPSIQDSCEIEVSKKADIITDKEGYDSNEEITVTFETDLNVTGISLRNELGRSLGLIRIHSRIEGDHKVWSVKTCIATTGNRTISVFAKADGQYSEIGQFKVTIGQPMTGPAEIYRAEIQSDTAQVGEDFLVKVTTNQNATKLSVRNERWKAISFVVESVEDEGDNRIFTIRMNVGTAGLRLFSFMAAGDDNVWNGDSVEDSILIS, via the coding sequence GTGTTTCAAAAATGGATCAAAAAGTCATTTGCCTTATTGCTCAGCCTGACGTTGGCGCTTTCTATGATAGTTCCGTCGGTGTTTGCAGAGGAAGGGCCTGTCCGCGAGGATGCAGATACACAAAGGTTTGTATCTTTTAACCTGCGATACGATACCACAAGCCATGATTTGATGAAGTTGGATGTGCGCGGCCCGCATCTGCTGGAAGTCATTCAAAAGTATCATCCCGATTCTATCGGGTTCCAGGAAGCCACCGATGATTGGATGAACTATCTGAGAACAGCAATGGATGAAATCGGCTATGCTTATGTGGGCGTGGGACGGGATACTGGTACCGATGATCCAGATCGGTCTTCCACATCCAATGAATTTAACCCGGTGTTCTATCAAAAGGATAAATATGACTTGATGGAGTCGGGGACATTTTGGCTATCGAAGACGCCGGATGAAGTTTCCGGAACAGAATGGGGAGCAGCTTGTCCCCGTATCTGTACCTATGTGGTGCTCAAGGATAAACAGACCGGACAGTACTATGGCCATTTTAACACCCATCTGGACCATGTGGCACTCAGTTCCCAGGCCAATGAGGTGCGTATCATTCTCAACCGTGTGAAAGAGATCTCCGAAAAGTACGATGATATGGGTTGCGTGGTCACCGGCGATTTTAACAGCGTCCGGTTTGACAATACCAATCCTGATTACATTCCTCTGACCTATAACATCATGACCTCCCGGATGGACGATTCCAGAAGCATCGCTGAGAACATCCTTGTGGATGGAGGGACCTTTAATGGATACCAAAAGCCCATAGACTGGGAAAACGGACATCCTTCGGATAACGATAAGCCTGCTGTTGATACGTCGTCATCGCCTATTGATTACCTGTTTTTGACCAAAGGCGTTTTTGACGTCAAGACATATACCGTGATCGACGACACCTTTACCTTCGATTACAACGGTGTGACCTACCACAATCACCCGGTGTCCGACCATTATGGCGTATTCTGCGAAGTGCAGCGCAAGGAACAGCCCGGCGATTCGTCTATGGATGAAAGTGCAATCATCGATTATCCTGCCGAGACTTACGTAGGCGGGCAGGAACTGTCCAAAGAGGATCTGGAAAATATCGTCGGCGCCCTTTCCTTACCCAATGTAGCGGCGGATAGTTCGGTTTCTTCCAACATTCAGTGCGCTTCCAACAAGCCGGTATCCAATGTTTTGGATACTACCAGTACCGCCCAGGTAGGGGACTACGACAGCAACGTCTATTGGGAGATCACATTGGCGCTGCAAAAGCTGACCAATATCCAGGCGGTTACCTATACCACCAGTACCACGACAGCCAATATCCCCAGCAATGTAGAGATTTTAGTTTCCAACGACAACTCCACTTGGAAAAAGGTTGGGGGCACCATTCTGGAAAAAGCCGCATCCAATTCCACTACCTATGTGATTCTGGATGAGCCGGCGGAGGCCCGATATGTTAAAATGGTTATGCCCGATACTTATCACGATACCAGTGTGAAAAACATCTCGATCTACGGCGTAGAGGATAACAAATCCACCATCTCTGCCGACCGTTATACTCCCATCAGCGGTCCCAAGGCCGGGGAAAAAGAGGGCTATGAGATGATGTTTGACGATAATGTGGGAACAAAATTCTATGTAAAAGAAACCAGTTCCATTGTGTTCCGTCTGGATAAGCCGGAGACTGCCCTTGCCTATTCCTTCACCAGCGGGAACGACAATGAGAAGTATCCCGGCCGTTATCCCTCCGACTGGGTCCTGTATGGATCCTCCACCGGCGAGGACGGCAGCTGGCAGATCATTGACCGGCAGTCCGACGCTTCTTTCGCCGATGTAAACTATGCGGAATTTATGTTTGACATTCAGAATCTCACACCTTATCAGTACTATAAAATCGACTTTACCAAACTTCCCAACGGTAATATGCAATTCTCGGAATTTGATCTCTACAAAGAGGGGAATGGGGAAGAAGAGCCTGATGTGGAATTGATCAAAATGGATCAGTCGTCCATGTCACCCATCAGCGGCCCCAAACCAGGGGAAGCGGAAGGCTATGAAAACCTCTTTGATGGGGACGTAAATACAAAACTTTATTATAAGAATTCCCTGCCGGAACCCATCATCTGGAAGACTGATTCGGCAGTAGCGGTGCCTCAGTATTCCTTCACCACAGCAAACGACAGTGCTCAGTTCCCCGGACGTATGCCCAGCAAATGGACGTTATATGGTTCCGCCACTGGTGAGGATGGAAGCTGGCAGATCATCGACGATCAGACCGGTTATCATATGCCGGATGTCAACAGCACGGAATTTACGTTTGAGGTGAAAAATCCTGTGGCATATCAGTATTATAAACTCCAATTTAACGCATTGGGTACCCAGGACCGTCTCCAACTTTCGGAAGTCAGCCTGTATCAGCAGCAGAGCAGGGCCGATTATAGCAAAGTGGATGAGGCACTGAATGCCATTCCGGAGGATTTATCCCCTTATACCAGAGAATCTTTAAAAGTTCTGGCCGATGTGCTGGGTACGGTGGACCGTACAAAGAGTGCTGAGGATCAGAATTTAGTGGATCAAATGGCTGCAGATATCCAAAAAGCGGTGGAGGGTCTGGAAACAGTGGCGGACATCCCAGTGTCGAGTGTCACGATCCAAAATGCCCCTCAGAAAATGAAAGAAGGGGAGAGTGCTGTACTGAGTTGTCAAATTCTCCCCGAAAATGCCAGCAATAAAAATGTAACCTGGTCCAGCAGCGATGAGGACATCTTGACGGTCGGACAGGACGGAACAGTCCAAGCAGTGGGAACCGGTAAGGCTGTTATCACTGTCACAAGCCAGTGGGATCCGTCCATACAGGATTCCTGCGAGATTGAGGTATCCAAAAAAGCGGATATCATCACCGACAAGGAAGGATACGATTCCAATGAAGAGATCACCGTCACTTTTGAGACCGATTTAAATGTGACAGGTATCTCGCTTCGCAATGAGTTGGGACGTTCTCTGGGCTTGATCCGCATACACTCTAGGATCGAAGGAGATCATAAGGTGTGGAGCGTAAAGACATGTATCGCTACCACAGGGAACCGTACCATATCTGTCTTTGCCAAAGCTGACGGACAGTACAGTGAGATTGGCCAGTTTAAAGTAACCATCGGCCAGCCTATGACCGGACCGGCAGAGATTTATCGTGCGGAGATCCAATCCGATACCGCTCAAGTGGGCGAGGATTTTTTGGTCAAGGTGACTACCAATCAGAACGCTACTAAACTTTCGGTTCGAAATGAACGTTGGAAAGCCATCAGCTTTGTGGTAGAAAGCGTGGAGGATGAGGGAGACAATCGCATTTTTACCATCCGTATGAATGTAGGAACAGCGGGACTTCGTTTGTTCTCCTTCATGGCCGCTGGCGATGACAATGTATGGAATGGTGATTCCGTAGAGGACTCCATCCTGATTTCCTGA
- a CDS encoding Ig-like domain-containing protein, whose translation MFQKAIKKSFALLLSLTLALTLMVPAVFAEESPSVQGDVLVESVTIQNRVDRLLEGETAQLTSEVLPEDATNKNVTWSSSDESVLTVSQDGLVQAVGAGTATIKASAQTEDMIFDTCKIKVVAKPIFKTDKDTYEPNETILVTVQTDYNVASVILKDEAGNEINRIHVQSSINGDYKEWNIKVSMAEAGDHTISVLAKTTGDYEEIAKLPVTIAGDSGESSEPNSSKPESSSTPEASEPESSTPDESNPDSSSSSSSSGTAAGTTSKPSSSSSSHSSSSKNPSTGESTPLFAVLGLAVVAGATMVVIKKREDK comes from the coding sequence ATGTTCCAGAAAGCTATTAAGAAGTCCTTTGCGCTTCTGCTGAGTCTTACCTTAGCTCTTACCCTTATGGTACCGGCGGTGTTTGCAGAAGAGAGTCCCTCTGTACAGGGCGATGTCTTGGTGGAAAGCGTCACCATTCAGAATCGCGTTGATCGATTGCTGGAAGGGGAGACCGCTCAGCTCACAAGTGAAGTGCTACCCGAAGACGCTACCAATAAAAATGTAACTTGGTCCAGCAGCGATGAGAGCGTATTGACCGTCAGCCAGGATGGACTTGTCCAAGCAGTTGGCGCTGGTACTGCGACAATCAAAGCAAGTGCCCAGACAGAAGATATGATTTTTGACACTTGCAAGATTAAGGTAGTTGCAAAACCTATCTTTAAGACCGATAAAGATACCTATGAACCCAATGAAACCATTCTTGTTACGGTCCAAACCGATTACAATGTGGCATCGGTTATCCTGAAAGACGAAGCGGGTAACGAAATAAATCGGATCCATGTGCAGTCTTCTATCAATGGAGACTACAAAGAGTGGAACATCAAGGTTAGCATGGCAGAAGCAGGGGATCACACCATTTCGGTATTGGCCAAGACAACAGGGGATTATGAGGAGATTGCCAAGTTGCCTGTGACCATCGCTGGAGATAGCGGGGAATCCTCTGAACCGAATTCTTCTAAGCCGGAATCTTCCTCCACTCCGGAGGCATCTGAGCCGGAATCCTCTACACCGGATGAATCCAATCCCGATTCATCTTCGTCCAGCAGTTCCAGCGGAACGGCTGCAGGAACTACATCGAAACCTTCTAGCAGTTCTTCCTCCCATAGTTCTTCGTCCAAGAACCCTTCCACCGGGGAAAGCACTCCTTTGTTTGCCGTTTTGGGACTGGCTGTTGTGGCTGGCGCTACTATGGTCGTGATTAAGAAACGGGAAGATAAGTAA
- the ylxM gene encoding YlxM family DNA-binding protein, with product MPKDYQISVLLDFYGQMLTEKQRDMVDYYYNDDLSLSEIAENEGITRQGVRDSIKRAESQLFLMEERLGLAKRFSQVKDGLEEILVAARDIELANINGSCSREIAERVRRIIRLAETLNE from the coding sequence ATGCCTAAGGATTACCAGATATCGGTTTTGTTAGACTTCTATGGTCAGATGTTGACGGAAAAACAACGGGATATGGTAGACTATTATTATAATGACGACCTGTCCCTTTCGGAAATCGCGGAAAATGAAGGGATTACGCGTCAAGGCGTGCGGGATTCCATTAAAAGGGCGGAATCACAGCTTTTTTTGATGGAGGAACGTCTGGGCCTTGCCAAACGGTTCAGCCAGGTTAAGGACGGTTTGGAAGAAATTCTGGTAGCGGCCAGGGATATTGAGCTTGCAAACATCAACGGCAGTTGCTCGAGGGAAATTGCCGAGAGAGTCCGCCGCATTATCCGGCTGGCTGAAACGTTAAATGAATGA
- the ffh gene encoding signal recognition particle protein produces the protein MAFEGLADKLSEAFKRLRSKGKLTESDVKQAMREVRLALLEADVNYKVAKDFVAKVTERSVGSEVMESLTPAQQVVKIVDEELTALMGGENTRIDMASKPPTIIMMCGLQGSGKTTHAAKLASLFKRQGHRPMLVACDIYRPAAITQLQVMGEKAGVPVFEMGQIDPVKIIKGAMRFGKDHGNDILILDTAGRLHIDEELMNELKRIKADVEPNEILLVVDAMTGQDAVNVAKAFDDALGITGVILTKLDGDTRGGAALSVRAVTGKPIKFIGAGEKIGDLEPFHPARMSSRILGMGDVLSLIEKAESQMDEKQARKLAKRMQENKLDFNDMLEQMLQVRKMGPLKQLLSSLPGMEKQLRDVDIDDRQMDRVAAIIQSMTMEERSNPDIINPSRKRRIAAGSGMKVEDVNRLIKQFEQARKVMKQVGRGGKGKRRRMNFPQIPQM, from the coding sequence GTGGCATTTGAAGGTCTTGCTGATAAACTGTCTGAGGCGTTTAAGCGCCTGCGCTCCAAGGGTAAATTAACCGAGTCGGACGTCAAGCAGGCCATGCGCGAAGTGCGTTTGGCGCTGTTGGAGGCCGACGTCAACTATAAAGTGGCCAAGGATTTTGTGGCCAAGGTCACCGAACGTTCGGTGGGAAGTGAGGTCATGGAAAGTCTCACCCCGGCGCAGCAGGTGGTCAAGATCGTGGACGAAGAGCTGACGGCTCTCATGGGCGGGGAAAATACCCGTATCGACATGGCGTCAAAACCGCCCACCATCATTATGATGTGCGGCTTGCAGGGCTCTGGTAAAACCACGCACGCGGCGAAATTGGCGTCTTTGTTTAAACGTCAGGGGCACCGCCCCATGCTGGTGGCCTGCGATATTTACCGTCCTGCCGCTATCACCCAGCTGCAAGTCATGGGTGAAAAAGCCGGAGTACCGGTGTTTGAGATGGGTCAGATCGATCCGGTCAAGATCATCAAAGGGGCCATGCGGTTCGGCAAGGACCACGGCAACGACATTTTGATTTTGGATACCGCCGGTCGTCTGCACATCGACGAGGAATTGATGAACGAGCTCAAGCGCATCAAAGCCGATGTGGAACCCAATGAGATCCTATTGGTGGTGGATGCCATGACCGGTCAGGATGCCGTCAATGTGGCCAAGGCGTTTGACGATGCGCTAGGTATCACAGGTGTTATTCTGACCAAGCTGGACGGCGATACCCGCGGCGGCGCAGCATTGAGCGTCCGGGCTGTCACCGGGAAACCCATTAAATTCATCGGTGCTGGTGAGAAGATCGGGGATCTGGAACCCTTCCATCCCGCCCGTATGTCCTCCCGTATCTTGGGGATGGGCGATGTGCTCAGCCTCATTGAGAAGGCAGAGAGTCAGATGGATGAAAAGCAGGCCCGAAAGCTTGCCAAGCGCATGCAGGAAAATAAACTGGATTTTAACGATATGCTGGAACAAATGCTCCAAGTCCGCAAGATGGGTCCCCTTAAGCAGCTTTTGAGCAGTTTACCCGGTATGGAAAAACAGCTGCGGGACGTGGACATCGACGACCGTCAGATGGATCGCGTAGCCGCCATCATCCAGTCCATGACCATGGAAGAGCGTTCCAATCCCGATATCATTAACCCGTCCCGCAAACGTCGTATCGCCGCCGGCAGCGGTATGAAGGTGGAGGATGTCAACCGTCTGATCAAGCAGTTTGAGCAGGCTCGCAAGGTCATGAAACAGGTGGGCAGAGGCGGCAAGGGAAAACGCCGCCGGATGAATTTCCCACAGATTCCACAGATGTAA
- the rpsP gene encoding 30S ribosomal protein S16 — translation MAVKIRLRRMGAKKAPFYRIVVADSRYPRDGRFIEEIGYYNPLTEPAEVKIDAEKAQKWMKNGAQPTDTVKALLKKNGVL, via the coding sequence ATGGCAGTGAAAATTAGACTTCGCCGTATGGGCGCTAAGAAGGCTCCTTTCTACCGCATCGTGGTGGCGGATTCCCGTTATCCCAGAGACGGTCGTTTCATTGAGGAGATCGGTTACTACAATCCGTTGACCGAGCCGGCTGAGGTGAAAATCGACGCTGAAAAAGCCCAGAAATGGATGAAAAACGGCGCTCAGCCCACCGATACCGTCAAGGCTTTGCTGAAAAAGAACGGTGTCCTTTAA
- a CDS encoding KH domain-containing protein, with product MEELLIQMAKGLVEDPSAVEVSVDAPDEEGTVVYHLHVAEGDMGRVIGKQGRIAKAMRTVMRAAASRVEQKVAVEID from the coding sequence TTGGAAGAGCTTTTGATTCAAATGGCCAAAGGCCTTGTGGAAGATCCCAGCGCCGTGGAAGTTTCTGTTGACGCTCCCGACGAAGAGGGTACTGTCGTGTATCACCTCCATGTAGCGGAAGGCGACATGGGCCGAGTCATCGGCAAGCAGGGTCGTATTGCCAAGGCGATGCGTACCGTGATGCGTGCCGCTGCCAGCCGTGTGGAACAGAAAGTGGCTGTGGAAATCGATTGA
- the rimM gene encoding ribosome maturation factor RimM (Essential for efficient processing of 16S rRNA): protein MVKQYLETGRIVGTHGVRGEMRVEPWSDSPESLCRLKALYLDGGKRKLDIVSIRPHKSMVLLKVQGVDSMEAAQAMRGTVLFLNRDDVRLEEGRHFVQDLIGLKVVDADNGNQYGELTDVSRTGANDVYHLRSCDGKETLIPAIPDVVLRIDLEQGVMEIRPLRGLFDED, encoded by the coding sequence TTGGTAAAACAGTATCTGGAAACCGGGCGGATTGTGGGGACCCACGGTGTGCGCGGGGAGATGCGAGTGGAGCCGTGGTCGGATTCGCCGGAAAGCCTGTGCCGTCTAAAGGCCCTTTATCTGGACGGCGGCAAAAGAAAACTGGATATTGTGTCCATTCGCCCCCACAAGTCCATGGTGCTTCTGAAGGTTCAGGGCGTGGATTCCATGGAGGCCGCTCAGGCAATGAGAGGGACAGTCCTATTTCTCAATCGGGATGACGTGCGGTTGGAAGAAGGCCGGCACTTTGTGCAGGATCTCATCGGGCTTAAGGTGGTGGATGCCGACAACGGCAATCAGTACGGTGAGCTGACCGATGTCAGCCGGACGGGGGCAAACGACGTTTACCATCTCCGCTCATGCGATGGAAAAGAAACTCTAATCCCGGCCATTCCGGACGTGGTGCTCCGCATCGATTTGGAGCAGGGCGTCATGGAGATCCGTCCTCTCAGGGGGTTGTTCGATGAGGATTGA
- the trmD gene encoding tRNA (guanosine(37)-N1)-methyltransferase TrmD: MRIDIMTLFPEMCETVLGESILGRARENKLVDIHCHDIRAYTIDKHRRVDDYPYGGGMGMVMQAQPIYDCFEAIVRAAGSRPHLIYLSPQGGVFRQRRAVELASMSHIALLCGHYEGVDERVLEELVDEEISIGDFVLTGGELPALAVVDAVARMLPGVLADEESFTEESHYGGLLEYPQYTRPPQWRGREVPEVLLSGHHANIATWRRKQSLQRTLHKRPDMLEQFTMSKEDAKLMSAIREEESAE, translated from the coding sequence ATGAGGATTGACATCATGACCCTTTTTCCTGAGATGTGTGAGACGGTATTGGGAGAAAGCATCCTAGGCCGCGCCAGGGAGAATAAACTGGTGGACATCCATTGCCATGATATCCGTGCCTACACCATCGACAAGCACCGTCGGGTGGATGATTATCCATACGGCGGCGGCATGGGGATGGTCATGCAGGCGCAGCCCATTTACGATTGTTTTGAAGCCATTGTGCGTGCAGCTGGCAGCCGTCCTCATCTCATCTACCTTTCCCCACAGGGAGGTGTATTCCGCCAAAGAAGAGCGGTGGAACTGGCGTCAATGTCCCACATCGCCTTGTTGTGCGGTCACTACGAAGGGGTGGACGAACGGGTGCTGGAGGAACTGGTGGATGAAGAAATCTCCATCGGGGACTTTGTACTGACGGGTGGAGAATTGCCAGCGTTGGCGGTGGTAGACGCGGTAGCGCGTATGCTTCCGGGAGTGCTGGCCGACGAGGAGAGCTTCACGGAGGAAAGCCATTATGGAGGCCTTCTGGAGTATCCTCAATACACAAGGCCTCCGCAATGGAGGGGACGGGAAGTGCCTGAGGTGTTGCTTTCCGGCCATCACGCCAACATTGCAACATGGAGGCGGAAGCAGTCTTTGCAAAGAACATTGCATAAAAGGCCGGATATGTTGGAACAATTTACTATGAGCAAAGAGGATGCGAAACTCATGTCTGCCATCCGAGAGGAAGAAAGTGCAGAGTAA
- a CDS encoding HPr family phosphocarrier protein, translating into MYVKDVTVQNQVGLHARPATFFIQKANEFKSSIWVEKEERRVNAKSLLGVLSLGIIGGTSIRIIADGSDEQQAVDGLVELVESGFAE; encoded by the coding sequence ATGTATGTAAAAGATGTTACTGTTCAGAACCAGGTAGGGTTGCACGCTCGTCCTGCTACTTTCTTTATTCAAAAGGCAAATGAGTTTAAGTCCTCTATTTGGGTGGAAAAAGAAGAGCGCAGAGTTAACGCCAAGAGTTTGTTGGGTGTTTTGTCCTTGGGCATCATCGGCGGTACCAGCATCCGCATCATCGCCGACGGCTCGGATGAGCAGCAGGCTGTGGATGGCTTGGTAGAACTGGTTGAATCCGGTTTTGCTGAGTAA